From a single Cyclobacterium marinum DSM 745 genomic region:
- a CDS encoding ParA family protein, whose translation MIILFANQKGGVGKSTLSVLFSNYLTLAKNKAVKVYDMDFQRSLYNKAQAAEVIENTPLYPVEAAELSQFNAIQKKANKNENQVSIIDLAGKMDDDELVPVFQKSDLILCPFSYDEYSVSSTIEFSFVIKKINPNAKIIFIPNRLRSSVKYETMKSVQDALKNFGAVTSSITERIDFQRITTYDIPSNIIEVIEPVFESIYNEYIDPAWHKMITCV comes from the coding sequence ATGATAATCCTATTCGCAAACCAAAAAGGAGGAGTCGGTAAAAGTACCCTTTCGGTGCTATTTTCCAACTACCTAACCCTGGCCAAAAACAAAGCGGTAAAGGTCTATGACATGGACTTTCAACGGTCGCTTTACAACAAGGCCCAGGCGGCAGAAGTGATTGAAAACACGCCATTGTACCCCGTAGAGGCCGCCGAATTGTCTCAATTTAATGCCATACAAAAAAAGGCCAACAAAAATGAAAATCAGGTCAGCATCATTGACCTGGCGGGTAAAATGGATGATGACGAACTTGTTCCGGTATTCCAAAAATCGGACCTCATCCTATGTCCCTTCAGTTATGACGAATACTCCGTGTCCTCTACCATCGAGTTTTCCTTTGTAATCAAAAAAATTAATCCGAATGCTAAAATCATATTTATTCCCAATAGGCTGCGGAGCAGTGTGAAATACGAAACCATGAAATCAGTTCAGGACGCGCTGAAAAATTTCGGAGCAGTCACCAGCAGCATCACTGAAAGAATAGATTTCCAGCGGATCACTACCTATGACATTCCTTCGAATATTATAGAGGTAATCGAACCTGTTTTTGAATCCATTTATAACGAATACATAGACCCGGCATGGCACAAGATGATTACATGTGTTTGA